Proteins from a single region of Bdellovibrio bacteriovorus:
- a CDS encoding helix-turn-helix domain-containing protein: protein MMMGEPQELTESKRDKVMSQIRTLSQTLGVRQKDLAASLNLKPSQMNVYMQGKVEMKTDRLLCVLELMGIDVEKLLEQKIIEASKASFESSNKENVLAKIGRLDADNRESIFKIVKILGSK, encoded by the coding sequence ATGATGATGGGTGAACCTCAAGAACTTACCGAATCTAAACGAGATAAGGTCATGTCCCAGATTCGAACCCTTTCCCAAACCTTGGGTGTTCGACAGAAAGATCTTGCGGCCTCTTTAAATCTTAAGCCCAGTCAAATGAATGTTTACATGCAAGGAAAAGTCGAAATGAAAACCGACCGCTTACTTTGTGTTTTAGAACTCATGGGCATTGATGTTGAAAAACTCTTAGAACAAAAAATTATCGAAGCCTCTAAGGCTTCCTTTGAATCTAGTAATAAAGAAAATGTCCTAGCAAAAATCGGAAGACTTGATGCAGATAACCGGGAATCCATCTTCAAGATCGTTAAGATCTTGGGATCAAAATGA
- a CDS encoding TIGR02147 family protein, whose amino-acid sequence MDSNNTKTRRPDIADFDSASDFLFEMYMHLKKNGGFSLRKRCREVDSFSQAFVSQVLNRQRNITPKNLPFFAELFFLTPQEKERIAEHISSRPRGGGKSLHLLKNWFNPYVMALAEVRGFSADSPTIERMLGGLLNKNSIEKSIDFLFTEGFWKKSLNGQVTLDPSLRSHDQATSSFIVERFHQRALDIAKRGIDTHPSSQRKNLTVLLSVNQEEWTALSQEIELFERRLNELAARPTTDADQLLQVSIHSTPISVSTKKKGS is encoded by the coding sequence ATGGACTCAAACAACACAAAAACGCGGCGACCGGATATCGCAGACTTTGATTCTGCCAGTGATTTTTTATTCGAGATGTACATGCATCTGAAAAAAAATGGCGGTTTCAGCCTAAGAAAGCGTTGTCGCGAAGTCGATTCCTTTTCTCAAGCTTTTGTTTCTCAAGTTTTAAATCGTCAGCGCAACATCACTCCAAAAAACCTGCCCTTTTTTGCCGAATTATTTTTTCTTACTCCTCAAGAAAAAGAGCGCATCGCCGAACATATTTCCTCCCGCCCCAGGGGGGGGGGTAAGTCGCTTCACCTTTTAAAAAACTGGTTCAATCCTTACGTCATGGCTTTAGCTGAAGTGCGCGGTTTTTCTGCCGACAGCCCCACGATCGAACGCATGTTGGGGGGACTTTTAAATAAAAACAGCATTGAAAAATCCATCGATTTTCTATTTACGGAAGGGTTTTGGAAAAAATCTTTGAATGGTCAAGTGACCTTGGACCCCTCTTTGCGATCTCATGATCAAGCAACTTCTTCATTCATCGTGGAGCGCTTTCACCAGCGCGCGCTTGATATCGCAAAACGTGGGATTGATACGCACCCTTCTTCTCAACGAAAAAATTTGACGGTTTTACTTTCGGTGAACCAAGAGGAATGGACCGCTTTAAGCCAAGAAATAGAACTCTTTGAACGGCGCTTAAATGAGCTAGCGGCCCGTCCGACCACGGACGCTGACCAATTGCTCCAAGTTTCGATTCACTCTACTCCCATCTCTGTTTCGACCAAAAAAAAGGGATCTTGA
- the msrA gene encoding peptide-methionine (S)-S-oxide reductase MsrA: MTKTEVSYLAGGCFWGMEDLLRKIPGVTDVEVGYMGGETKNANYNIVKTGTTGHAETVKITFDPTKLPFEELLVHFFKIHDPTTTNRQGNDIGTQYRSAIFYTSNEQKDAAERMIVRVDKSGAWKKPVVTQVVKATEFWKAEDYHQDYLVKNPNGYTCHYERNINF, translated from the coding sequence ATGACTAAGACGGAAGTAAGTTATCTCGCGGGTGGATGCTTTTGGGGCATGGAAGATTTATTGCGCAAAATTCCTGGTGTCACGGATGTTGAAGTCGGTTACATGGGGGGCGAAACTAAAAATGCCAATTATAATATCGTAAAGACAGGGACCACAGGTCATGCCGAAACCGTGAAGATCACCTTTGACCCGACAAAGCTTCCATTTGAAGAGCTGCTTGTTCACTTTTTTAAGATTCACGATCCGACAACCACGAATCGCCAAGGCAATGATATTGGAACCCAATATCGCAGCGCTATTTTTTACACCTCCAACGAACAAAAAGATGCCGCAGAAAGAATGATTGTCCGAGTGGATAAATCCGGAGCTTGGAAAAAACCCGTGGTCACTCAAGTCGTGAAGGCGACTGAGTTTTGGAAAGCTGAAGACTACCATCAGGATTATTTGGTCAAAAATCCCAACGGCTATACTTGCCATTACGAACGTAATATTAATTTTTAA
- a CDS encoding hydantoinase B/oxoprolinase family protein: MNYHVELFQSLLNDFLQGESALLTLEGDILAIRGTNPVTYGTLPTAASTATKYLQLQEGDIAILNDPYSGGSLLGEMTFVMAVSEDLIWVTRRPMETKVKISKSVEEEGIRIPPTPLRQKNQLNELILDAIQAHPACPPYFKEWLKTQCQDLTEKAQKLIEAIELSGFTITGELIEDYLELSKNAAWQKINERSSGETRVDVVLDSGELLRVSMDIHDGKITLDFGGTSSAKTVSLTESATLGACFYTLARFYGFEQIANSGSFSVLQLTKPSGCWLVGKYPAPTYKGMTCGVAAIETALDMALSQIHQKGERALDSRCSLRFDLKNDSKNKVLTLHGGSGATPSEAGASAHTKAFSIEQLERDFPVKVQRIDHRQSTGGKGKNPGGRGLIMKFEIKEAVEGVWMTDLTLHRPRISKNCTHGDAGEILIERQGETKNLPVLGTQQFAPGDIVTLCSGSGGGYGKE; the protein is encoded by the coding sequence ATGAATTATCACGTTGAATTGTTTCAATCTTTGCTGAATGACTTTCTTCAAGGGGAGTCTGCTCTTTTAACATTAGAAGGCGATATCCTTGCTATTCGTGGGACTAATCCGGTGACCTACGGCACGTTGCCAACGGCGGCATCGACGGCGACCAAATATTTACAGCTTCAAGAAGGCGATATCGCCATTTTAAATGACCCTTACAGCGGCGGCAGTCTTTTAGGTGAAATGACTTTCGTGATGGCCGTTTCTGAAGACCTTATTTGGGTCACCCGTCGCCCGATGGAAACCAAGGTCAAGATCTCAAAGTCTGTGGAAGAAGAAGGAATTCGTATTCCGCCAACACCGTTGCGACAAAAAAATCAGCTGAATGAACTCATACTTGATGCGATTCAAGCACATCCTGCCTGCCCGCCTTATTTTAAAGAATGGTTAAAAACACAATGCCAAGATCTTACCGAAAAAGCCCAAAAACTGATTGAGGCGATTGAGCTTTCGGGGTTCACCATTACGGGTGAGTTGATTGAAGACTATTTAGAACTTTCTAAAAACGCCGCTTGGCAAAAAATCAATGAACGCTCTTCGGGGGAGACTCGCGTGGATGTCGTTTTAGACAGCGGCGAGCTTTTGCGCGTTTCGATGGATATCCACGATGGTAAAATCACCTTGGATTTCGGGGGCACAAGCAGCGCAAAAACAGTGTCTTTGACCGAGTCGGCAACTTTAGGCGCCTGCTTTTATACTTTAGCGCGCTTTTATGGTTTTGAGCAGATCGCAAATTCAGGTTCTTTTTCGGTGCTGCAACTGACCAAACCCTCCGGCTGCTGGCTTGTCGGAAAATATCCAGCCCCTACTTACAAAGGCATGACTTGCGGAGTCGCGGCTATCGAAACAGCTTTGGATATGGCGCTTTCGCAGATTCATCAAAAAGGTGAAAGAGCTTTGGACAGTCGCTGTTCTTTGCGCTTTGATTTAAAAAATGATTCTAAAAACAAAGTTCTGACTCTTCACGGGGGCAGCGGTGCAACACCTTCTGAAGCCGGCGCTTCCGCCCACACCAAAGCTTTTTCGATTGAACAGCTCGAACGGGATTTCCCCGTTAAAGTTCAACGCATTGATCATCGTCAATCCACCGGCGGCAAAGGCAAAAACCCTGGCGGCCGCGGTTTGATCATGAAATTTGAAATCAAAGAAGCCGTGGAAGGTGTCTGGATGACAGACCTTACCTTGCATCGTCCGCGTATTTCTAAAAACTGTACACACGGTGACGCTGGCGAAATCCTGATCGAACGTCAGGGTGAAACTAAGAATCTTCCCGTTTTGGGAACTCAACAGTTTGCACCCGGTGATATCGTAACCTTGTGTTCAGGGTCTGGCGGCGGTTACGGCAAAGAATAG
- a CDS encoding hydantoin utilization protein → MQNSCVLGINVGESFAEYSLLTGANPLAQKRVYLARESIKQTLLSFLSENAASKPEKAFVSLKIPKKLLDHNLSGAVAHITTEGFEHWLELTGSHRELTQKDLIFSVRERVLANGTLEIPLTPADVEAIAAKILLMDCKRVCLHFLHAQANPTNLNAAVEILSSQGLEVFLPKADAANTEVERWNKNALNATISSVFADRKNEILGALSETLTEENVYFLNSQGHAGAAKEAQALDGYFSSLTALGKVYGEPHKADVLHLGFEAFTLISPDGESTRWDSDWGPVAMSHLRTHTLGIQPTLGLSLNIFGHFDFATSQDGWEPGPMFLGRGQKLGLLDMWAENAKLTALPGLSDRFSAQGIQRAKNSLFALAKNSRVRNTDLGQLTKELQSLTLQRLALESILHRRSKKMRVTGPLASVFANAFKKDAATTIEPLDFTESTATALCGVRSLQGQL, encoded by the coding sequence ATGCAGAATAGCTGTGTATTGGGAATCAATGTGGGTGAGTCTTTCGCAGAATACTCCCTCCTGACCGGCGCTAATCCCCTAGCGCAAAAAAGGGTGTATTTAGCCCGCGAGAGTATTAAACAAACTCTTCTATCATTTTTAAGTGAAAATGCGGCAAGCAAACCTGAAAAGGCATTTGTCAGCCTTAAGATTCCCAAAAAACTTTTAGACCACAACTTAAGCGGCGCGGTCGCGCACATCACCACCGAAGGATTTGAGCACTGGCTGGAGCTGACCGGGTCTCATCGCGAATTGACTCAAAAAGATTTGATCTTTTCAGTCCGTGAGCGCGTTTTGGCTAATGGCACCTTAGAGATTCCTTTAACACCCGCGGACGTTGAAGCCATCGCCGCCAAAATTTTATTGATGGATTGCAAACGCGTGTGTCTGCACTTCTTGCACGCCCAAGCCAATCCCACAAATTTAAACGCGGCCGTCGAGATTTTAAGCTCCCAAGGCCTCGAGGTTTTTCTTCCGAAGGCTGATGCGGCAAACACGGAAGTGGAACGTTGGAATAAAAATGCTCTTAACGCCACTATCAGTTCCGTTTTTGCAGATCGTAAAAATGAAATCCTAGGCGCACTCAGTGAAACACTTACTGAAGAGAATGTTTATTTCTTAAACTCTCAAGGCCACGCCGGCGCGGCGAAAGAGGCGCAAGCTTTAGACGGTTATTTTTCTTCATTGACGGCTTTAGGTAAAGTCTATGGCGAACCTCACAAAGCCGATGTTTTGCATTTGGGATTTGAAGCCTTCACCTTGATTTCTCCAGATGGCGAAAGTACACGTTGGGACAGTGACTGGGGCCCGGTAGCGATGTCCCACTTACGCACCCACACTTTGGGCATTCAGCCGACGTTGGGTTTAAGCCTCAATATTTTTGGACACTTTGACTTTGCCACCTCCCAAGACGGCTGGGAGCCAGGTCCGATGTTCTTAGGACGTGGACAAAAACTGGGTTTATTAGATATGTGGGCAGAAAATGCCAAGCTGACCGCCCTGCCGGGCCTGTCAGATCGTTTTTCAGCCCAAGGTATTCAACGCGCTAAAAATTCTTTATTCGCTTTGGCTAAAAACAGTCGTGTGCGCAACACGGACTTGGGTCAACTAACAAAAGAACTGCAAAGCCTTACTTTGCAACGTTTGGCTTTAGAGTCCATCTTGCATCGCCGTTCTAAAAAAATGCGCGTGACGGGCCCTCTGGCAAGTGTTTTCGCCAACGCCTTTAAAAAAGATGCGGCAACAACCATTGAGCCCCTTGATTTCACCGAGTCTACGGCCACCGCACTTTGCGGCGTTCGCTCTTTGCAAGGACAGTTATGA
- the hisC gene encoding histidinol-phosphate transaminase, translating to MKISPEILNLVPYKPGKPISETQREYGLTTVYKLASNENPLGPSPKAMAAVRHALDHQHLYPDPSHYELLHTLSKEWGVPTQQLGIGNGSDELIDLLTRIYCEPHDGVLTSVAAFNAYEVSAPANRAIIHKIPMKEGYRFDLPAIADYFMAHHESKKIRLIFVSNPNNPTGTYAPKMELEAFLEKVGNRDDVMVIFDEAYNEFVRATDYASAQNYIKKYKNLIVLRTFSKIYGLAGFRIGAMVAPPEVIEVFNRVRKPFNVNDLAQVAANAAVQDKEFIERSQQTCWKGLDYFYKKLEELGLPYIPSQGNFVMFDTLRDAAKVNEALLRRGIIMRPLFNYGFKTHLRLSVGKEHENQAAIQALAEVLKEIPTLS from the coding sequence GTGAAGATTTCTCCTGAAATTTTAAACCTTGTGCCCTATAAACCCGGCAAACCCATCTCTGAAACTCAACGTGAATATGGTTTAACGACCGTTTATAAGCTGGCAAGTAACGAAAATCCTTTAGGTCCTAGCCCGAAAGCCATGGCCGCAGTTCGACACGCGCTTGATCATCAGCATCTTTATCCGGATCCTTCGCATTATGAACTACTCCATACTCTTTCTAAAGAATGGGGAGTTCCGACTCAGCAATTGGGAATTGGCAATGGCAGTGATGAACTGATTGATCTTCTAACTCGCATTTACTGTGAACCGCATGACGGGGTTTTGACGTCGGTTGCAGCTTTTAATGCTTATGAGGTCAGCGCACCAGCCAACCGAGCTATTATTCATAAAATCCCGATGAAAGAAGGCTATCGTTTCGATTTGCCGGCTATTGCGGATTACTTCATGGCTCATCATGAAAGTAAAAAAATCCGTTTGATCTTCGTGTCTAATCCCAACAATCCAACGGGGACGTACGCTCCGAAGATGGAATTAGAGGCGTTTTTGGAAAAAGTCGGAAATCGCGATGATGTCATGGTTATTTTCGACGAAGCTTATAATGAATTTGTGCGCGCGACCGATTATGCCTCGGCACAAAACTATATTAAGAAATACAAAAACCTGATTGTTTTAAGGACTTTCTCTAAAATCTATGGTTTGGCGGGCTTCCGCATCGGCGCCATGGTTGCGCCTCCTGAGGTTATCGAGGTCTTTAACCGTGTGCGCAAACCGTTTAATGTCAACGATTTAGCGCAAGTGGCCGCGAATGCAGCTGTGCAGGATAAAGAATTTATTGAGCGTTCGCAGCAGACTTGTTGGAAAGGGCTTGATTACTTCTATAAGAAGTTAGAAGAATTAGGCCTGCCATACATCCCCTCTCAGGGTAATTTTGTCATGTTTGACACTCTTCGCGATGCTGCCAAGGTCAATGAGGCCCTTTTGCGTCGCGGGATTATTATGAGACCGCTTTTTAACTACGGTTTTAAAACGCATTTACGTCTCAGTGTTGGTAAAGAACACGAAAACCAAGCGGCAATTCAAGCTTTGGCCGAAGTGTTAAAAGAAATCCCGACGTTGTCATAG
- the cmk gene encoding (d)CMP kinase produces the protein MGMVITIDGPAASGKSSVSRELARRLGWQWVSTGAFYRGLAYAALQMDIDLDDVKGLADLTHNPVWSVKMEQDRTRVYFKEQDVTDQIAHEDVGNFASKVSHYPDVRKALLDAQRNCSNGPQGLVAEGRDCGTVVFPKAEAKVYLTANSEHRAARRAAELGLDQGDMVKAQQQRDLQDSTRKVAPMAVPEDALVVDTTALNLDQVVDEVVKYVKNKI, from the coding sequence ATGGGAATGGTAATCACGATCGATGGCCCCGCGGCCTCTGGAAAATCATCAGTAAGTAGAGAACTTGCTCGTCGCTTGGGCTGGCAATGGGTTTCTACGGGTGCTTTCTATCGTGGTTTGGCCTATGCGGCCCTGCAAATGGATATCGATCTTGATGACGTGAAGGGTTTAGCAGACCTGACTCACAATCCGGTATGGAGTGTGAAAATGGAGCAAGATCGCACGCGCGTTTACTTCAAAGAACAAGACGTCACCGATCAAATTGCTCACGAAGATGTGGGAAATTTCGCTAGCAAAGTCAGTCACTATCCCGATGTTCGTAAAGCCTTGTTAGACGCACAAAGAAACTGCAGCAACGGTCCGCAAGGACTTGTGGCGGAAGGCCGTGATTGTGGCACCGTGGTCTTCCCGAAAGCAGAAGCCAAAGTTTACCTCACAGCTAACAGCGAACACCGTGCCGCACGTCGGGCTGCGGAACTGGGTTTAGATCAAGGGGACATGGTAAAGGCGCAACAGCAACGTGATCTTCAAGACTCTACTCGCAAAGTAGCACCCATGGCGGTTCCTGAAGACGCTTTAGTGGTCGACACAACAGCTTTGAACTTAGACCAAGTGGTCGATGAAGTTGTTAAATACGTTAAAAACAAAATCTAA
- a CDS encoding tRNA-uridine aminocarboxypropyltransferase: MQEYLEQRKKHSESAPVYRELCTACIQPRFSCYCHRIQRFDPQIDFVILIHPIEVRRRIATGRMSFLCMENSFLIRGQDYSEDEQVNQILNDKNRQCVILYPGRNSKNLTEMTPESRAQLFDPTKKLTIFVIDGTWLTAKKMMRQSKNLTELPRICFNPEKPSNFRVRKQPHAACYSTLEAIHHTIELVGESQGFAVESRAHDRLLTVFDSMVELQLSFIRKADEANNPQRYRRPTFRA; this comes from the coding sequence GTGCAAGAATATTTAGAGCAAAGAAAGAAACACTCCGAATCCGCGCCCGTCTATCGCGAACTTTGCACCGCTTGCATTCAGCCTCGATTTTCTTGTTACTGCCACCGCATCCAGCGCTTTGACCCCCAGATTGATTTTGTCATCCTGATTCACCCGATTGAAGTGCGCCGCCGTATTGCCACCGGCCGCATGTCCTTTTTATGTATGGAAAATTCATTTTTAATTCGTGGCCAAGACTATAGCGAAGACGAACAAGTGAATCAGATCCTGAATGATAAAAATCGCCAGTGCGTGATTTTATATCCCGGACGAAACTCGAAAAACCTGACCGAAATGACGCCAGAATCCCGCGCGCAGCTTTTTGATCCAACTAAAAAGTTAACCATCTTTGTGATTGATGGCACATGGCTGACGGCTAAAAAGATGATGCGACAAAGTAAAAACCTAACCGAGCTGCCGCGCATTTGTTTTAACCCTGAAAAGCCCTCTAACTTTCGCGTGCGAAAGCAGCCCCATGCGGCCTGCTATTCCACTTTGGAAGCGATCCACCACACCATCGAGCTTGTGGGTGAAAGCCAAGGGTTTGCGGTAGAATCACGCGCCCATGATCGCCTATTAACTGTTTTTGATTCGATGGTAGAATTACAATTAAGTTTTATCCGCAAAGCCGATGAGGCCAACAACCCCCAACGCTATCGTCGCCCGACTTTTAGGGCCTAG
- a CDS encoding DUF938 domain-containing protein, whose amino-acid sequence MDLPVSEAAERNKEPILKVLKQVIRASDRRLLEIGAGTGQHAVFFAPQFPQLEWTATETAAPLPLLNRRIQESQVPNLTPPRKLTVGEDSIPNRTYDVVFTANTFHIMSWKECKTLIKELSGALQEGGRVVIYGPFNYGGTYTSDSNAEFDEYIKEKFPGGGLRAFEDVSNAMAKHGFELVRDFEMPANNRTLVFRRLKYIGKK is encoded by the coding sequence ATGGATTTACCTGTTTCTGAAGCTGCCGAAAGAAATAAAGAGCCGATTTTAAAAGTTTTAAAACAAGTGATTCGTGCTAGCGATCGCCGTCTTTTGGAGATCGGCGCGGGAACGGGGCAACATGCGGTATTCTTTGCTCCGCAATTTCCTCAATTAGAATGGACGGCCACTGAAACCGCGGCTCCGTTGCCTTTATTAAATCGTCGTATTCAGGAAAGTCAGGTTCCGAATCTGACACCACCTCGCAAGCTGACGGTGGGCGAAGACAGTATTCCCAATCGCACGTATGACGTCGTTTTTACCGCGAACACCTTTCATATTATGTCGTGGAAAGAGTGTAAGACCCTGATCAAAGAGCTGAGTGGGGCGTTGCAAGAGGGCGGCCGGGTTGTGATCTATGGGCCTTTTAACTATGGTGGCACTTACACATCGGACAGCAATGCGGAATTTGATGAATATATCAAAGAAAAGTTCCCAGGCGGTGGCCTTCGCGCTTTTGAAGATGTCAGCAATGCCATGGCCAAGCATGGTTTTGAGTTGGTGCGAGATTTTGAAATGCCTGCGAACAATCGCACTCTTGTTTTCCGTCGCTTAAAATATATCGGGAAGAAATAG
- a CDS encoding TIGR02285 family protein translates to MKFLAFVFLCFLGVTSIAAPDGTLSLNPANKKTIQWMIHELPPFIYTSSNDAILNSENLHGPLGGLYKVLASSMPGYDHRFVRIPLLRAMKVIRENKQICSLVLAENKERRNFLYFGEEITAGLPFGLITLQSLAPSKYVSVNAVPNEIIMEQTLEKKQFRLGFVNGRYYPQALTPLLEKSTKSYGFHGDGSIDKLFSMLQAKRIDGVLGVYLEMAEFEKNHPGEKMQFFRIKEAPEFTALRASCERTPWGKRAVKEISKLIREKNFKELSHEYLMAHLPPERRKEYQKIYETRPPTITEDF, encoded by the coding sequence ATGAAATTCTTAGCCTTCGTGTTTTTATGCTTCCTCGGAGTCACGTCTATCGCCGCCCCCGATGGAACTTTGAGCCTAAATCCTGCCAACAAGAAAACAATTCAGTGGATGATTCATGAGCTGCCGCCATTTATTTACACTTCAAGCAATGACGCAATTCTAAATTCTGAAAACCTGCATGGCCCCCTGGGCGGACTTTATAAAGTCTTGGCTTCATCCATGCCGGGCTACGATCATCGCTTCGTGCGCATTCCCCTTTTGCGAGCGATGAAAGTAATCAGAGAAAATAAGCAGATCTGCTCCCTCGTATTGGCGGAAAATAAAGAACGCCGCAATTTTCTTTATTTCGGAGAAGAGATCACTGCAGGTCTGCCCTTTGGTTTGATCACGCTGCAATCTTTAGCGCCAAGCAAATATGTATCCGTGAACGCCGTCCCCAACGAAATCATCATGGAACAAACACTCGAGAAAAAACAGTTTCGCTTGGGCTTTGTGAACGGTCGTTATTATCCGCAAGCGCTGACGCCGCTTTTGGAAAAAAGTACGAAATCTTATGGCTTTCATGGTGATGGATCCATCGACAAACTTTTTTCGATGTTACAAGCAAAACGCATCGACGGTGTCTTAGGCGTGTACCTGGAAATGGCGGAGTTTGAAAAAAATCATCCGGGTGAAAAAATGCAGTTTTTTCGTATCAAAGAAGCACCCGAATTCACCGCTTTGCGCGCCTCCTGCGAAAGAACTCCCTGGGGGAAACGCGCGGTGAAGGAGATCTCTAAACTGATTCGCGAGAAGAATTTCAAAGAACTCTCTCACGAATATTTGATGGCTCATTTGCCGCCAGAACGCCGCAAAGAGTATCAAAAGATTTACGAAACTCGTCCGCCCACAATCACCGAAGATTTTTAG
- a CDS encoding TIGR02285 family protein, which translates to MTAVSLLIALIFVSGPSFAAPQTLNPPDEKTIQWLIHDMPPAIVLNSDDLLVNLEKAAGPIAGMYKSLSQALPQYHHRFLRIPFVRAEKLLREKKQFCTLLLQENEARRHFLTFGEEVAITLPPGLIALKSTPDTKFVLDHAQVSAKKTLDAGPFQLGVVKGRFYSPELETVLKGNKKSFNFVSDGSVANLLSMLGKGRLDGVLGFYFEMTDYEQKHPHTPEMQFFRVKEAPEFTTIRASCEKTAWGEKTLKAVSKVVKDKNFKDIAHQYLLSTLPSDRRKEYQKIYDSRPEFNTEKK; encoded by the coding sequence ATGACGGCAGTTTCTTTATTAATAGCGCTTATATTCGTTTCTGGCCCGAGTTTCGCGGCGCCGCAAACTCTTAATCCCCCTGATGAAAAGACAATCCAATGGCTGATCCACGATATGCCGCCAGCCATCGTGCTAAATTCCGATGATTTGTTGGTGAACTTAGAAAAAGCCGCAGGCCCCATTGCTGGCATGTATAAAAGCCTGAGCCAGGCCCTCCCCCAGTACCACCATCGCTTTTTGCGCATTCCTTTTGTCCGCGCCGAAAAACTACTTCGGGAAAAAAAGCAATTTTGCACCCTGCTTCTTCAAGAAAATGAAGCCCGTCGCCATTTTCTGACTTTCGGCGAAGAGGTGGCCATCACCCTCCCCCCCGGCCTCATAGCATTGAAATCTACTCCCGATACCAAGTTCGTTTTAGACCATGCCCAGGTTTCAGCAAAAAAAACCCTGGATGCGGGTCCCTTTCAACTGGGTGTCGTCAAGGGACGCTTTTACAGTCCCGAACTTGAAACGGTCTTAAAAGGGAATAAAAAATCTTTTAATTTTGTCAGCGATGGCTCGGTCGCCAACCTATTATCCATGCTGGGTAAAGGCCGTTTGGACGGAGTGTTGGGTTTTTATTTTGAGATGACCGATTATGAACAAAAACACCCCCATACGCCGGAAATGCAATTCTTCCGCGTCAAAGAGGCGCCTGAATTTACGACTATCCGCGCCTCCTGTGAAAAAACCGCGTGGGGCGAGAAAACTTTGAAAGCTGTTTCAAAAGTCGTTAAAGATAAAAACTTTAAAGACATTGCTCATCAATATCTTTTATCAACCTTGCCTAGCGATCGGCGCAAAGAATATCAAAAAATATACGACAGCCGCCCCGAGTTTAATACGGAGAAAAAATGA